One bacterium genomic region harbors:
- a CDS encoding helix-turn-helix domain-containing protein, translating into MQPIFVRKLSKSEIKELKKLLKSTNTRLYKRARVIWLSSAQQLKAPEIAKIADLHLNKVRKYIRRFNERGIAGLYQKPSPGRPRQITTEQRRQIIRLLKAKPKAFGLPLSSWNLRELCQIAIKEGIVKSISPEYMRRIIAEEGYSYKRSKRWITSPDPEYELKKTLLKKPLGVWTKLKR; encoded by the coding sequence ATGCAGCCGATATTTGTAAGAAAATTATCTAAAAGCGAAATAAAAGAATTGAAAAAATTACTCAAATCTACCAATACTCGGCTATATAAACGGGCAAGAGTAATTTGGCTCTCCAGTGCCCAGCAGCTAAAGGCTCCGGAGATTGCTAAAATTGCAGATCTACATCTAAATAAGGTTCGTAAATATATTCGGCGATTTAACGAGAGAGGAATTGCAGGTTTATACCAGAAGCCTTCTCCTGGTCGACCAAGACAAATTACCACCGAACAGAGAAGACAGATTATCAGACTACTGAAAGCTAAACCTAAAGCATTTGGATTGCCCTTAAGCAGTTGGAATTTGAGGGAACTATGCCAGATTGCTATAAAGGAAGGGATAGTTAAGAGTATTAGCCCTGAGTATATGCGTAGAATTATTGCCGAAGAGGGATATTCGTATAAACGTTCTAAACGCTGGATTACATCTCCAGATCCTGAGTATGAACTTAAAAAAACCTTATTGAAGAAACCCTTAGGAGTATGGACAAAACTGAAGAGGTAG